DNA sequence from the Vicia villosa cultivar HV-30 ecotype Madison, WI linkage group LG3, Vvil1.0, whole genome shotgun sequence genome:
AAATGAATCTACTGGTAAATGTCACGAAAAGCACATGACTTGTAAGTGTAATATACCCTTGCACAATTAAGTACAGCATAAAATGAAGGAGCATATGACTTTGttctataaaatatataaaccaTCCAATACCATGACTAATCATCTCTCCGACTCCTTTACAGTAGCATCCTATAACATTCAGTGTGTATATATTTTTCCAAGGGTGAAATAGGATAGACATTATAAAGTATAGTAAGCAGTGAATCACTGTTAATTAACAGATTAACAATTCAGTATTTATCCAGCACAAGCAGTATGAAGTAATAAAATTATCTTTTAACCCCCAAGGGTTGGTCTAGCGGTGGAGACTTGgttcttgagagtgtgctcctctcaaggtcctgAGTACTAACCCCGCTGGGAGCTAACAATCCTTGTGTTGGACCAGTCCATACAGAGCTAGGCTCCCGCTAGTGGACGGTGGAATTGGTCTTCTTGGATTATTTGTTCTGGCTTTACACAGGGCCCCCGCTAATGGACGGTGGGATTAGTCGAtcgcaaggccggataccaagatttcaaaaaaaaaaaaattatcttctttGCTGAATGAAAAGTGGGAGTATTGTGTtgttttgtgttgtttttttaaaaatcatttccttttgttgtggacaTCTTTTGAAGGAGTCCTAGGAGAGTTTTATGGTGGTTGGGGTGGTTCCTTATTTGTCTCAGAGTTATCGATAGTGGCGCTATCCCGGGAGAGCAGTGCGGCGCGGTGGCCGTCTGCAATCAGAAAAGCCATTGCGGAGCAGTTCGGCGTCACAGACGCTATTAATAGGAGCCAAGTCCTTTGCTTCATATTTGCTATCAAAAAGTAACTTAACTTAAAATCATCTCTTATAATGTCAACTAATCCTGAGACCATCTAAGTCACTCAAAAACAATCTAAGATACAATCAAGATACTACAAGATATTTTCAAATAACCTATAACCCAACATAATACAAGGTAGAAGAATGGAATAAATTTGTACCTGTAGACCATCAGGATCACTTAAAAGGGTGTCCCAAATCCGAAGGATCTCAGAAAAATTGAAGTCTTGAGTCAAGAGGAGAGTAATCCACCTAAATGCATAAAATTGGGGGTTGACCTGATATTTAGAAACAGAAATGTGAGATTTTTCTAATTGACTGCACAACAACTAGTAAGCACATTCTCAAATACAGAATTACAGAAAAACAGTAGTAAAACAGACACAAAAAGTAGGAAGGTTATAACAGAATTAACAGGCAAAAAAAGATTCAAGAATCAGAAAGGAGGACAAGGAGGGGAGAGAAGGCGTATTTGAAGGGGGTAGTAAAAAAGGGGTATGAAAAATCATGAGTAAAAAGTATCTGGCTTGGTTGAGTGGAGAACAGGGCCTTCCCCAGAGAGGGGGTTTTATAGTCTCTGTTTTTCTTATTTCTATTCTGCAAGGAGATCATATTCATTCATTACCATAGTTTTCCATTATTTCTCTGATTAGTTTTACTTCAGTATCAATACTATCCAACTCTGGTGTCTAACACTAGGCAGTATCAAGATGTACAATTAGACATGGAGATGAAGAATGCAAAGAATGGAAAATCCCTTGCAGGTGTTCAACAGTGTAgaatgagaagaaaaagaaaaatctaaCAAACTTCCCCTCCTCCCTATTTGTTCCCACCCCCTCTCACAATTAACTGTCTACTGGACTGTTATTGTTATTGTGTTTCTAACATTCGTAACTTCCGATGTCTACCAACAGAAACACACTTTCTAGTTAATTTAACATTTATTAATAttgaagatatgaaaatattttttaaaaataaacaaaaatttaacAAAACCGAGCACAGCTGCACAGGACAATATCCTCATCATTCATGTGCCAACCAAATTGAGTTAATCAATAACTAACAAAGGATAAACTCTCCCACTAAATGCTGCTTCCATCTCAAATTATTAAAATGGTTTTGTTATATTGATAGAACATGTACTTAAAAATGTGTCTTACTTTGGTCGTGACCTCAAGATGACGCCATAGTTCTTCATCGTGTTCTCTCAAAAGATGAGACAATCTTGTTATAGTCGAACGAATTCCAACAACACTATTGTCAAGCTGTTGACAAAAATTATCTCGGAATCCACTCATTACTTCAACAAAACAAAAGAATGTGTCTGGTTCAGAAAAGGCCTGCATATAATAATTGGCAACAGTTGAACAAAATTAAAAGAATGTAACATGAGTAACCCGAATCTACATTACTCAACCGCTGCTATTTGAGAAactatttttgaaaacaaaaagccTGTCAACGTTCCTGTGGACATATTAATCATTTCATATCTTTTCATTTATGTAAATGGGAAAGCTGATTTTTATAAATTTGACAATATTTTATGTCCTATAATTCTCTCAGAAAGCAATAATACATTTTCAAACTTAAAGAGAAAGAGAGGCGGGAGAGGAGTGCTTGCAAGGATATGTACTCACTGCATTTTCCTCGTCCGGATCATTCCTGAACACATAGAATAAAGGAGCCAATACTTCATGCATCCCTTGAACATATCTAATACCTGGGTTCAActttgcaaaaataattaatatgttCTTTAAGGCCTCCTGAAAATGCCCCCAGAAAAGAAAATCAATTCAAAAGATTCATGACAAGAAAAAGGTTTCAGTTATTAAGTTTGCATGAgtttcaaaagaaacaaaggaacaACCTGATTAGATTTTGCTAATTGAGAATCACCACAGAAGAAGTGCATATCTGGATGAGTACGCTTCACATCGCGGTCAATCTGCTCTATGATACCAGTATCCTAAAACACACAAACTGTAACATTTACTATCACAATAGCCCTTCGCTACCCAGAATACAGCACATTATGAGATACATTCAGATAGTTTGTGAGGTAAAAAATGAGCATTaactttattaaaaattaaagggtcatgctaacaagCCCTGAGGCCATTGTTTAAGgtattcataaaaatatatattgtctTGAAAATACAAGTCAAAACATATGTAAAACTAAAAGTAATAAATACACAACTTTCTATGTAGAAGTTACCACTTTTGACTACTCAAACAATGCATTAAGAGCACTCATTAgtattttccaaaattaaaatatcaataacaGCAAGACCATCAGCTGTATGTGGCAGCGTGTTTGATAAATATAATTAGCTGGAGACCATGTGTTATTGACTTATTGTACAAATAAAATAAGCCGTGACATGAAGAACTCGCATAGCATATACTATAATAATCTAGAAGCTTACTTCACAACAGAGAATACAGTAATTATAATAAAGACAGTGGTTGTGGTGCAAAGAAGCATAAACACAGTTCACAAAGAAGGGGAAAACAGGTAGCtttcaaatatagaagagaaatgctagcaacactctcttttgaacactctctcaaacactcactttcttattggttgaaatatgTGTGGGTCCTACTACTTTATGTGGGAGCTATTTTCAAAATGAGgggcccacacatgtttcaaccaataaaaaagtgagtgtttgagagagtgttcaaaagagagtgttgctagcactcctcaaTATAGAAAAAAGTTTGCATATACTAGACTAGTACCTGGAAAAACTGATTCCAAATGCTGGTCTTGCCAAGACTCAAAGGATGTTCCTCGTGAGTGACTTGTGATCTAGGAAGCATGCACCTGGTCTCACATTTGAGTTCATCGGCATCATAACTAGCAGAGTCCCACATCCTCCTCGTGATTTCTGACTAACTAGCCACAAAAACATTCAGACGGGGGCTAAGTAGACAAAGCAAATAGAATATTCAATAGTTAGAATAACCAATAAAGCCAACTAACTTACAGGATTGATAAGAATGTCTTGTTTGAAACGTTTGTATTGAGACCTCTTCTTTGCTAATTCAGAGGACCAAAGGGCGTGATCTGGTGGTAGATACCCTAGCAGAAgctgcaaaaaatacacaaataaaTTGCAACAACAATATACATTGATCTTTTACATGGGGCCTATTTGAATTGACTTATTTAAGCTTATCTATTACTCCCTCCCTCCCACCATTTCACACATACTAAGAAAAGTCtgtaaatgaaagagagagaatgatGTTTTCACTAAAGTATACTTTATCAAGAATTGGGAGTGATGAAAGTGGTCATATTTGTGAGGGCTTGATGGAACAGTATATGACAggttcataagttgttttcagcttattttcataaattctTGTGAGGGCTTGTGGGAACAGTATATGACATGCTCAAAAGttgttttcagcttattttcataagctcTTCAAAATAACTAATGAAAATAGTTTATATGAAAACCATTTAACTTTACTTAGAGTTATTATGTTATATAAATAGCTTAAACATAAACACTTATATGATAAACAAGGATTAAGCTATAAACACTTAATTAAATTGTTCATCCATGCCTTAATTgaatttcaaagaaaaaaatgGAAAGGTACCTTCCAGACAGTAGAACGTAAACCAGGAAAATCGGGTATCCCTTGAGAAGCAATTCTTCTCAATTCCCGCATATCTATTACCTTCCTAGATAACTATTAGAAACCAAAGAGTTAGCAATATCATCATAACTGAACAATAACAACTATAAGCTTTTTGATTTCAGAGTAAGGATGATGGAGTGAAACGAAACCTACCTCGGCTAACAACTGGGCCTGGCACTGGGCCCGACGAGAGACGGACATATCATCGGCGGAGGAGGTAGAAGcggaggatgaagaagaagatggagatgaactGGCAATGCCATTGTGATTGGTTCGCGAATGTTGAATTAAAGGAGGATCTTCATTGACGGTAACAGGGGGTGGAGAGGGAGGTTCCGGCGGGTCAAAGGCGGCGGTAAAGCGGTGGTGGTCGGAGGGGGAGGACCAGATAGGACTGTTGAGCCAATCGGGAACGCGTTTCTTCGCCATAATTCTAGGGTTTGTAAATTTCGATTCGAGATTTGAGTAATGAAATAGTGGTAGTTAGTTTAAGAGGAGTAGATTTTAGAAAGAGGTCGAAGAACGGAATTGCATGCATTTTACTGTGAAATGAAATGGAGAAGGGTTTTGTTACGGCTGTTGCTGCAAACGGAGTGGGCCACTGTACACATGGCTTGTGAAAATGCCACCACAACACACAGAAATCCTAACCTACTCTTTCCATGCTTTATTTACTTCAATTATAAGATTcacttttaattaatatttataaacttTATCATAAAACattattcaaattttttttaaaattactattaaattaaaaaatatttttgctcTCTTATTCTatcatttaatcatttaataTAAGAATAACAATATATACGGTGGAGTTTGGAAGTATTATATTTATAGCTTTTTGGTTGGAACTATTTATAAGGAAGCATTATATTTATGGCTTGATTTGGTTGGAATTATTTATAAGAGAGCCCACTACTTAACATTGTTCCCTATATTTTCAACTCAAACTcataaatatttaaacttttagtacataagaaaaataaatatgtcGGCAAAACTTAATTTTAGACATCAAACTTATTTTTAGACTTCGGAAATGGAAACTGTTTGGTTGAAAGCTTCattgaaaaagaatgaaaaaaaatttgATGGGCCATTAGCTGTGTCATGTCAAACTTCATTAAAAAAGGTTTAACTAAAAAATGTTTTCGCTATGATAATAAAAAGGAAAACAGAGCAGCCAATAATCTGTCCAAAATGGCCACTTTTAAGCTATCAAGCAACATAATCACTTCCGAGCTCCAACCAAGAGAATAGACTTATTTATGATCATAAAGCAAAACATAAAAGCAATGAAACAGAAAATAGCTCCATCTTTCATTTGACAACATGGATTGATATTTACAGTATAGACAACAAAGTGATGGATGATACAGTTTATAGTCACATCTATAGTAGTAACCTTATGCAGGATTCTACACCTTCAAAATTATTCTAATGGACAAAATCATAATCTAATCACACTCTAGAAAGCAGCTATTTTACAGCTAGTAAAAAAAGTAAAACAATCCGCTGAATGCATGTAACCTCTTTTTTGATAACTACTTACaattttcttatctttttcatgtGACCATCATAAAGACAGTCCTTAATTAAGAAGTTCTTCTTTATCAGCCTTGCACTGCTAGTATCTGCAATTGATCTAGAAATACTTGCAAGCTCAAGTCATCGGTAAAGATGATATCCGAACCATCCGTGTATGTTGAATTTTGAGTAACAGATGGATTCAACTTGGCAAGAAGAAACCTAGCCTGACTACTATGCTGGTCACATCTTATCATCTTTGGCACTGGAACCCGTTCAGTCACCAATTGCTCTGCATCTAATTCTGGGGCTTCCAACAGCTTTCTAAAGTTCTCATGATCTGGGTCCTTATCATAACCAAGCTTCTTCCACTGAGCAATCTTGGACCCATAATGAATCACCACAAGGAAGAAAGAATCAAAGAGCAAAATAGAATCAGGACAAATAGAACGAATATCTAGAAGTACAGGAACAGGTGGCCCATCAAACGAATATTGGAAAAGTGTAGGTTGAATCATTATAAGGGACCCAACTACTCCCTCACGGTTCAGCATAAGCCGGAAATATGCAGTCTCATCAGGAGTAGTGTTAGAGACATCAATAAACTGGGATCTCCTTAAGTGGAACATAAATTGGGGATAAAGGGAAAAGTTGGAAGATAAGCGGAAGGAAGAAGGATCTTCTGGCACGTAGTCCCCAAACTTAGAGGTAAAGCGAATAAGTGTGTCATCAAGCCATCTAACAACATCGCGGGCATGGCATGTCTCTGCTCGGAGAATGGCAAGTCGTGCCATAACCGAAGCTGCTGCTTCTTGATCAAACCCAGCAGCAATATCTGTGGAATGATTCGCAACCCATCTTCTTGCAGCAGTGGTGACTCTTTTTCGATGTCCCATGTTCCCCTGCCTGTACCGTGTTATAAACTGAATTAAAAATGCAGAGCTGGGTTGCATTTTCTGATCATCACTCACTTGGAAGAAAAAAGCAATGCAAGTTCGCTCAGAGAGTGTGTTCAACTTCCACACATAGGTACCACCTTGTCCAATCTCAGTCTCGCTCACTGATGCGTTCTTTTTCTTAAGAGACACGCAAGGTCCAAGAGCTCCAGAGATTTTAACATCTTTAGTGGTCACTATTTCAATGGTTGCATCAAAATTCATCTTCAAAAAGCCCTCATCATCATGCTTAAACAAGTGCCTTAGACATTTGCTGAATTGATCGGATTCAAAGGATTCGGCAAGAATCATAAATCCACCCGAGCGCTCAATGGGTTCTCGAAGCTCTGCAGCCCCAACTTGATCAAGGGAGCAAGCAAACAGATCAAGAACAACAGACGCATCAGACAACCTCTTGGCAATCTGTCTGTAGAAACTGCAAGATTTAGAATGATGCCTCACTTGACCATTGAAAATATCACTGTGCGTTCTCATGGTTTGCCTGAAATCAGAGTCCACAACTAGACCAGGTCCAAGAGTAGCAGGTCCTGAAGTGAAGACCATGATTCTGGAGCCAGTATTTACAAAACAACACTCTAAAAGTCCAAGGGCAGCTGAAATTGCAGCTCCAGTGGACCTTGGGGGTCGGCTACCGGACCTGAATTTGTAGGTGGAATGAACATCTTCAATTGCAGCAGTGATGCTGAACTCACATTCTGAAATTGGAACCAGAAATCCCTGCTTTGGCACAGGCTGCGTTTGCCCAATATGCAGTTGGTGGGGTCGACTAATGTTGAGGAACTGCCTTATCTAAGAAAAAAGACAAATAATCAGCAAAAAGCAGTGCACTCAAATATAGGCCCTATTTGAATAATCAGTTTAATTAAACGCTTATAGCATAAACTCTTATCGTATAAGTGCTCATATCTAAGATGTTTCTATAATAAAAGATGAAACAAAGTCAAATTATTTTCATATGAAGTGTTTTCATGGGCTAGAGTGGAGAGCATGTGGATCTAAGCTAAAAAATTGTTTATGGATATCCCAACCCAACCAGTTTTACAAATGCTTAAATGCCTAtaactatgaagcacggacaccctGCCCGAACACGTCATCGACACTAACAACGCGACAACGGtaataatttaaaacataaataaattaaacttatTCACAAGTGTCGATGGAGGTGTCTGACATGGATACAGATTGGACACACCTTTTTCTAAGAGGGTGCTACATAGGCCTATAATGTAAGCCTAGCAATATCTTGCATTAATAAGCAATTGCTCAACTAAGTAACGAAACTACTGTTCACTCAACTGTAATGTAAACCTAGCAAATATCCTGCACTAATTTAGCCATTAATTAACTAACTAACTGTCTAGTAAGTGCTACCCAAACCTAAGTAATAATGATTATTACTGAATTAGaaagaacaaaaagaaaacacTATACTAATATCATATAGAAATGTAATTAATCGGaggtacctgatcagaagaaaatTGACGCTCACCGTGTAAGATAACAAGCCTTGAACAATGAGAATATCGAAGATCATGAAGATAAACCATAGAATCAAACGTGATCAAACCAACAAGAGCACTATCAGGCAAATGGTGAAGAAGAAGTAATAGTTCATTCTTAAGCGACCGAAGATCATCTTCCGTCGAAGAAACATCGATTACAAAAACAAAAGCGGGAGGGTGAAAAGGCAAACTAGAAGAGTACTCAACGGTAGTGTAAGTCGGAAAAAGTTCAGCGGGGAGATTAGCGTCGGCGATGGAGCGAGGGAAAGGGTTTCTCTGAGAACAAAAGGGACAGTGCCAGATACGCGATTGGTAATCGAGACGAGCGTAGGGGTTTAAAACGGCGCCGCATCGGGTGCAGAGGAGGGGATCGTAAGGGAGGAGAGGGAGGTCGGTGCCTTGTTGGGATAATGGAGTGCACATGATTGTTGGGGGGATTATGAGTTCCGATTTGGATGTTGGCCAGGAGTTCCAGGACCATCGGAGGCCTTCGACGGCCTCCAATTCGACGAAAtccattgatgatgatgatgattgattcacTGAGTCACTCAGTGAGTTAGGGTTTTAGTTTTGAAGGAAAGTTACAGTAGCCGATGCCTGCACTGCAAGTAAAGCTGCGGCATATTCTTTCCCTGACCAGTGAGTCACTACAGTACATCGCATCGGGGAAACCCTCGACTCAACTGGCTTCATTTacatttctcctttttttcttttttttttataatttttttaggcAAAACTTCATTGCaactcattttatttaatttaaaattttaaatcgatgtttatttctatataaaaatataatatttcaatattttttattctcaaaataatcattcattttaaatatattaaggtGTTATTGGTTTTacctttaaaataataaaaaaaaattgtattttaaaataaaaaatatgaaatttctTTAAATAGTAAAAGTTATTTTTAActcattttatataaattaaaatattaattttgatatccaattacATATATTATTGTTCCGCTTCTGAGCCCGAAATTGATGCTCTGGTTTCACGAAGAAACCAAAAAATTGAGAGTTAGATAACTGTTGATCTTTAGCGGTGGCTTTGATATCCTTAATGATAGTGCGGAATAGACCTGCATGGTTAGCACTTTAACACGTAAGTCAGTTCTAGATTCAAGATGAGTATAAGGAAATTTGAGATCGGAGATTGTGTACCTTCTCATAGCATgtgaattattttttatataatggtCTTGGTCAATTTGCGTCTTTGGTTGGTCCAGAATAGTTTGTCTCAAAGCTTTGTCGGGCACTGAAGGAGTCAGGAGAAACCTTAAGTATTATTGATCGAGCTCCATGTTGTGATCTAATATAGAACAAAATTGAATCGTTGGGGATCAGTTTTTTGAAAAAGTAATGGGAACCATGTGCATTTAATGCGATGCATCGATGAAGTGTTTCGTCACTCATTCCTGGCACGTGCGTTGACGTGACCAGCTCAGGCGTGGCGTAGTTTTTAGAGTACTTGAGTGCACTCTGTAACACCCCTTCCTAAACATATATCTTATTCATTGCATAGAACTACATATAACCATAATAATGGGAagtcaaacccttacctcttgaagaatctccttcttcttcaagttcccactttctcttttctcctctttttcttctcttctctagagctctctctttctcttctttgccaAATGATAGTGTAATTCTCACTACACTAAAACCCGAACTATTGGTGTTCTCTcgcattgggcttaacccacaaatcCACTTAGTATTCTATTTCTACCATTTAAACCCAACTAGCTATATCTCCCTAATAAGATAATTAACCCAAATAGCACAAATATACACATAAtcgaataattaaataatcattatactaccaaataattaaataaaataaataattaataaaaacaccaaataaagtaaataataaaatagctaataaaaatcgggatgttacacacTCGAATTGGCGTTCATTGATCTTAtgatcactacaagaaaaatgtCATTTTACGACACATAGGTTGCGACGGTTCACTAAAAACCGCCCTATTATGCTTATTACGGCTGTTCATGTGGCAGTTATTTCCAACCGCCTttgatttttaagaaaaattgaaTGGACTGCGACGGTTCTAAGCCCAACTGTCCTAAAATATAGATTGCGACGGTTGTTGAACCGCCCTTGTTGTTTTTATAGCCCAAcacttcaaaaatccaaaagtaGGAAAAAAAATCCAAAGGGCTGCGACGGTTCAGGCCCAACtgtccttatatttttttttgcttttggcTCTTCAAAACATTCAAATGGGCTGCGACAGTTTTGGCCCAACCGTCCTCAtagtatttgttttattttgcgctccaatatttcttaattaaaagattgtttaaaacaaaaatacAATGTTTTCGCGGCTGGTTGTGTTCCTTCGGTAGCTGCGTCAGGAGGAAGAAGGAAAGGTGCTCTGCAACTGAAGGAAGAGGGAAAGGTGATCTACGATTGTTGCGATTGAAGGAAGACGTAAAGAGGGAAAACCACTGTTAACAGGTTAGTTGTCTCAAACCCTAGGTTATTTTTTACAATCTCTTCCTCCTCCTTTCATTAAACCTTAATGTGCAGAAACCCTAAGTGATATGTACAAGATATTCCTTCTCTTATTTTATTCGACAAAGTTTTATGTGCTGAAATGTACAAAActtataatttttatgaaaatacattGTATTTCTTTTGCGACATGTTtgttcatgttctgatttctGCAATCTTTGTTTATGATTTCTGCAATGTACTAAAATtctggtttatactgatattttgATGTTGCATTTGCTGCCAATGAAACTAATCTTTGGTTTTGTGATGTTGAAGCTCTAGGTTATTTGATTACTGGCTACAAATTCAAATCCTTCTTCAAATTAAATTTTGTGATGCTGACATTGTAATTTTTAAATGGAAATCCTTCTTCAAATTAAATTTTGTGATGTTGACATTGTAACTTTTAAATGGCACCTTTGTTTGTGAAGCTGACACCATAGTTTTGTCATGACAATTTGCCGAGCATGTTTCTAATTTATATATGAGATATTGTGTTATTTGAGTATTTGTTAAAGCATTTGGGATAAATTGCATGGTGTAAAATAAGAACTGTGATATGGACATTTCCTAAACACTAGTTGTTCCTAAATATTGAATTTCCACTTTGAATTGAACTGTGATATGGACACTTCCTAAACACTAGTTGTTCCTAAATATTGAAGTAGATTTAGTCATTCTGAAAAATAAACTCTGTAAAGATGTTGGTCCTCGTGATTCCTCTGTTTGTAGGGAGCAAGCTATGAGGTAAATATACAAACAGTTACACACAGAACATTAGTGCACTGATCCAAGATTACTAGGCTAAAAAATTAGTGCACTGATCCAAGATTACTAAATAAGTGTGATCATAAATCAATAGTTTTCTTACTGTTTAAATCACTACCGAAGTTTTGTGAGAAATTATTCATAAAAGTCTTGATTGTTACTATTGAAAATTCTTGGTAGTTTTCAAAACATTTGAACAAATAGGTAATAAGCACTTTAGAAGGGCGACAATTACGGTTCTGTTAGAAGTCACTTTAGGTAAGTCAATATACCTACGGTTATGTTATAGATGATGAGACAAACATGACCTACCATATGATCTCTTTTAAATCTCTCAATTTTTGTCTTGTTTTTTTGTCATTCATGTATATTTGTCCATGGTTTCTGATATGTCCATTT
Encoded proteins:
- the LOC131661585 gene encoding uncharacterized protein LOC131661585, yielding MAKKRVPDWLNSPIWSSPSDHHRFTAAFDPPEPPSPPPVTVNEDPPLIQHSRTNHNGIASSSPSSSSSSASTSSADDMSVSRRAQCQAQLLAELSRKVIDMRELRRIASQGIPDFPGLRSTVWKLLLGYLPPDHALWSSELAKKRSQYKRFKQDILINPSEITRRMWDSASYDADELKCETRCMLPRSQVTHEEHPLSLGKTSIWNQFFQDTGIIEQIDRDVKRTHPDMHFFCGDSQLAKSNQEALKNILIIFAKLNPGIRYVQGMHEVLAPLFYVFRNDPDEENAAFSEPDTFFCFVEVMSGFRDNFCQQLDNSVVGIRSTITRLSHLLREHDEELWRHLEVTTKVNPQFYAFRWITLLLTQDFNFSEILRIWDTLLSDPDGLQETLLRICCAMLILVRRRLLAGDFTSNLKLLQSYPSTNISHLLHVANKLRVQSV
- the LOC131661584 gene encoding protein transport protein SEC23 G-like, yielding MDFVELEAVEGLRWSWNSWPTSKSELIIPPTIMCTPLSQQGTDLPLLPYDPLLCTRCGAVLNPYARLDYQSRIWHCPFCSQRNPFPRSIADANLPAELFPTYTTVEYSSSLPFHPPAFVFVIDVSSTEDDLRSLKNELLLLLHHLPDSALVGLITFDSMVYLHDLRYSHCSRLVILHGERQFSSDQIRQFLNISRPHQLHIGQTQPVPKQGFLVPISECEFSITAAIEDVHSTYKFRSGSRPPRSTGAAISAALGLLECCFVNTGSRIMVFTSGPATLGPGLVVDSDFRQTMRTHSDIFNGQVRHHSKSCSFYRQIAKRLSDASVVLDLFACSLDQVGAAELREPIERSGGFMILAESFESDQFSKCLRHLFKHDDEGFLKMNFDATIEIVTTKDVKISGALGPCVSLKKKNASVSETEIGQGGTYVWKLNTLSERTCIAFFFQVSDDQKMQPSSAFLIQFITRYRQGNMGHRKRVTTAARRWVANHSTDIAAGFDQEAAASVMARLAILRAETCHARDVVRWLDDTLIRFTSKFGDYVPEDPSSFRLSSNFSLYPQFMFHLRRSQFIDVSNTTPDETAYFRLMLNREGVVGSLIMIQPTLFQYSFDGPPVPVLLDIRSICPDSILLFDSFFLVVIHYGSKIAQWKKLGYDKDPDHENFRKLLEAPELDAEQLVTERVPVPKMIRCDQHSSQARFLLAKLNPSVTQNSTYTDGSDIIFTDDLSLQVFLDQLQILAVQG